A genomic window from Massilia sp. METH4 includes:
- a CDS encoding chemotaxis protein CheW — translation MKVLVFHIGADRYGLPLACIRRVLPLMTLKAVPGAPDQVAGLMNLHGSSIPVIDVSRLAGRDGAARRADTRIVLVDYTASAGVVHPLGLVMERVQGVQDVADAALAPAGVLAAPFLGRVASDMHGIVQLVEPDRMLPDTLRALLFQDPPP, via the coding sequence ATGAAGGTCCTGGTCTTTCACATCGGCGCTGACCGCTACGGCCTTCCGCTCGCATGCATCCGGCGCGTGCTGCCGCTAATGACGCTGAAGGCCGTGCCAGGCGCGCCGGACCAGGTGGCCGGGCTGATGAACCTGCACGGCAGCAGCATTCCGGTGATCGATGTCAGCCGCCTCGCCGGCCGGGATGGCGCCGCGCGGCGGGCCGACACGCGCATCGTGCTGGTCGATTACACCGCGTCAGCCGGCGTCGTGCATCCGCTTGGCCTGGTGATGGAGCGCGTACAGGGCGTTCAGGACGTGGCCGATGCCGCGCTGGCACCGGCCGGAGTGCTGGCCGCCCCCTTCCTCGGCCGGGTGGCCAGCGACATGCACGGCATCGTGCAACTGGTCGAGCCGGACCGCATGCTGCCGGACACGCTGCGCGCCCTGCTGTTCCAGGACCCGCCGCCATGA